The genomic window ATCAGCACGTACGAGTACATGAACGGCGAGAACCTGATGCCCTGGTTCCAGGGCGCCGGCGCCCACTACCTCTACCTCTCCGGCGTGGACCAGCGGCAGGCGTACGGCCTCGACCACTTCACCGTCGTCCCGCCCCACCGCCTCGCCGGCGTCACCGCCCCCGTGGAGGTCCGCCGGACGGTCCCCGAGCTCTACGGCACCCTCTGGTACGACAACCCGGAGCGGGGCTTCACCGCGTCCTCCGAGGCACAGAACACGTACGTGTACTTCCCTCGCGGCACCGGGTCCTTCTCCGGCGGCGCCCGCCTCGGCGCCTACGGCGTGGCCGGACACGTCCAGTCCGACGACGCCGCGTACACCGCGCAGCAGGCCGGCGAACTCCCGGACGACTTCGTGGCGTACCGGGCAGCCCACGCCACCACCTCGTGGTTCATGTTCGACGACGAGATCGTCGTGCTCACCGCCGGCGTGACCGGCCGGTCGGGCCGCGCGGTGACCACCACCGTCGACACCCGCATCGCCGACCCCTCCTCCACCGTCACCCTCAGCGGCGCCCTCCACGACGGAACAGCCTGGCAGCGCACCGGCACCGCTCCTCCGGCCTGGCTGCGGTACGCCGACACCGGGCAGGGGACGGCGGTCGGATACGTCTTCCTGTCCGGCCCCGCCCCGACGGTCGCGCTCGACACGCTCACCCGCAGCCGGCGGCTCGTCCGCGTCGCCAACCCGGACACCGCGGTGACCAAGAAGGTCTTCACGCTGTCCTACGACCGGGCCGCGGCTGAACCTCCGGCTTCCATGGCCCACATCATCGTGCCGAACGCCTCCGAGACACAGCTGGCGTCCTACCGCCAGGGCCCGCCGGCCGTGCGGGCCAACACCGTCCGGCTGCAGGCCGTCGCCCATGCGGGCCTCGGCATCCTGGCCGCGAACGCCTTCTCGCCCGGCACACACCATGTGAGCGGGCTGTCCATCGACGGCCCCGCATCCGTGCTGCTGCGGCGTACCCCCGACGGCACCTGTGCGGTCTCGGTGTCCGACCCCACCACGACGCGGGGCACGGTGTCCGTCACTCTGCACGGCAGACCGCTGCGGACCCGCTCCGCCGACGCCGGGGTCCGGGTCCGCCATGTCCCCGGCGGCACCCGCCTCGACGTCACGACCGACCGCTCCTACGGCCGCAGCCTCACCGCCGAACTGGAGTACATGCCCTGACGCCCACTCACAGATCAGCGGCGGCCTGGCCGAGGCCGGGATCCCGCTCCACCACGTCGTGCCGCACACGGCCGACGACACCCTCGTCCACCGCATCATGACCGACACCGAGCCGGACAGCCGTCGTGCGGGCCAGCGGCGCCTCGACCACCTCCCCGCCCACCCGCGACGCGCTTCCCCGGCTTCGACGACCGAACGGGCCGTCACATGCCGCCGGGGCGGCGCAGACGGCCGATGACAGAATCCGACGATGACCTCATCGGTGGAAATGATCAACGCATCGTCGGCCGGCACCTGGCAGCTCGGGGATCTGACCGTCAACAGGGTCGGCTTCGGCTCGATGCGCCTCACCCAGGACGGCACGGCGTTCGCCGACGGAGTCCCCAGCGACCGGAAGCGCGCCCTCGGCGTCCTGCGCCGGGCCGTCGAGCTCGGCGTCAACCACATCGACACGGCCGCCTTCTACTTCTCGCCGCTACGGTCCGCCAACGAGCTCATCAACAGCGCGCTGGCCCCGTACTCCGACGACCTCGTCATCACCACCAAGGTCGGCCCGGGCCGCGACCCCTCGGGCGCCTGGCTCTGGGCCACGCCGGAACAGCTGCGCGGCCAGGTCGAGGAGAACCTGCGCCAGCTCGGCCGCGATCACCTCGACGTGGTCAACCTTCGCCTCGCCCCGAGTGCGGCCCACGCATCCGTCGCCGAGCACTTCGGCGCCCTGTCCGAGCTCCGCGACGCCGGCCTCGTCCGCCACCTGGGCCTCTCCAACACCTCACCGGAGCAGCTCGCCGAGGCACGGGCCATCGCCCCCGTCGTCTGCGTACAGAACGCGTACAGCATCGACTCCCCGGCCGATGATCACACCTTCCTGCGCCACTGCGGCGAGGAGGGCATCGCCTTCGTGCCGTTCTTCGCCATCGTCGGCAAGGGCCGCGAAGGCGGCGCCACCGGCACCGAGAGGGCCGAGGTGCACGCCGTCGCACGCACCCACGGCGTGACGCCGGCCCAGGTCAGGCTGGCCTGGACGCTCCACCAGGGACCGCACGTCCTGGCCATCCCCGGCACCGGCAACCCGGACCACCTCGCCGAGAACGTGGCCGCGGGCTCCCTGCGGCTCACCGCCGACGACCTGGCACTCCTCACCCCGTGACCGGCGGGATCCTCCGCTGGAACCTCTTCATCGGCGGCCACCTGAGCTCCTCCGTGCCCGTACGCCTCGTCGAACACACGGACGAAGGCCAGTTGCTGTGGCTGGAGACCGGTACCCCGATGTGGCTGACGGACCTGCCCGGCGGCGCCCACCTCCGGGACATCCCGCCGGAAGAGCGGCCCGCGGGCGGATACCCGCTGAAGGCCGGCCGATGGCCCATGGGCAGCGCGCTCATCCACCAGCCGACCGCAGGCGGACACGCGGTGTTCTGGTTCTTCGGGCGACGCAGGAGGTTCCGCGGCTGGTACGTGAACCTGGAGCACCGGAACCACCACGGCGAGGACATCGACGTCGCCGACCACGAACTGGACATCACCGTCAGCCGGTCCCACGCATGGCGATGGAAGGACGAGCGGTCGTTCGCCGAGAAGACCGGGCACCCCTCCTACTGGTCGCCGGACGAAGCCGCGGCGATACGCGCCGAGGGCGAACGCGTGGTGCGCCTCGCCGAGACGAGAACCTTCCCCTTCGACGGCTCCTGGTGCGACTTCAAGCCACCTTCGCACTGGACGATCCCGCCACGGCCGCAGCCGCCCGTACGAAGCGTTCTCGGACCTCCGGGCCCGTGAGGCCTTCCCCACCGCGCACCTGACGACGCGTCGGCCGGAAGCCACCGGCGCAGCCACGGCTCTCGAACAGCGCGTACGAACCCCTCGCGGCCCGTGAACGCATCGACCGCACCCGGAACCATGGCCACCGTCGTTGCTAGCGGTCACACCCCGTGATACACAGAGTAACCATGCATATGCGCGCAGATCCTGACACGAGCCGCAGGTCAGGGCGGCCAGGCCGGTCAAACGTGCGAGATCCGGGTAAAGAGACCCCGGAAGGCGTCGTGCGATGCCGGTTTCATCAGCGAAGATAGAGACCTACCCGCGCCGCACGGTGCGGGCTGCGAACTACCCAACAGGGGCGGTGACTTACATGATCCTGTCAGCGGAAAAGGGCGATATCACCACCATCATCGGGGGAATCGCCCCGAACTGGGGGCCGTTCGGGACCCTGGGCAATGAGGCACGCATCATGATCGAGGTGGTGATGGCAGTCGCCATCCTGCTCTGCCTCGGCATCGCGATCTGGGGAGCGGCAAAACAGCGCATCGGCGCGACGGCGCTGCGCGACACCTTCAGCGCGGAGCAGGGCAAGGGCCTCATCGTGGCGGGCCTGACCGGCGTCTTCATCATCGGCTCGCTCGGCACGCTGTTCACCATCGTGTACGGGATGGCTGTCTGACCTAACGTCAGAGCACCATCCCGGCCGTGGCCTCCCAGCCCCACCCACACCATCCGTCCGTCGTGCCCACCGGCAGAGGTTGCGTCCCCTGATGTCGAGTCACCACACCGCGCCCACGCGGAAACCAGCAGCGCTACCGTCGT from Streptomyces sp. NBC_01341 includes these protein-coding regions:
- a CDS encoding oxidoreductase, whose protein sequence is MTSSVEMINASSAGTWQLGDLTVNRVGFGSMRLTQDGTAFADGVPSDRKRALGVLRRAVELGVNHIDTAAFYFSPLRSANELINSALAPYSDDLVITTKVGPGRDPSGAWLWATPEQLRGQVEENLRQLGRDHLDVVNLRLAPSAAHASVAEHFGALSELRDAGLVRHLGLSNTSPEQLAEARAIAPVVCVQNAYSIDSPADDHTFLRHCGEEGIAFVPFFAIVGKGREGGATGTERAEVHAVARTHGVTPAQVRLAWTLHQGPHVLAIPGTGNPDHLAENVAAGSLRLTADDLALLTP
- a CDS encoding DUF402 domain-containing protein, coding for MTGGILRWNLFIGGHLSSSVPVRLVEHTDEGQLLWLETGTPMWLTDLPGGAHLRDIPPEERPAGGYPLKAGRWPMGSALIHQPTAGGHAVFWFFGRRRRFRGWYVNLEHRNHHGEDIDVADHELDITVSRSHAWRWKDERSFAEKTGHPSYWSPDEAAAIRAEGERVVRLAETRTFPFDGSWCDFKPPSHWTIPPRPQPPVRSVLGPPGP